The following are encoded in a window of Colletotrichum lupini chromosome 3, complete sequence genomic DNA:
- a CDS encoding serine hydroxymethyltransferase has protein sequence MAATGSYSLPVSHKEMLEKSLIDSDPEVAEIMKDEIKRQRESIILIASENVTSRAVFDALGSPMSNKYSEGQPGARYYGGNEHIDQIEILCQNRALKAFNLDSSKWGVNVQCLSGSPANLQVYQAIMPVHGRLMGLDLPHGGHLSHGYQTPAKKISAVSTYFETMPYRVNLDTGIIDYDQLEKNAQLFRPKVLVAGTSAYCRLIDYGRMRKIADSVGAYLVVDMAHISGLIAAGVIPSPFEYADIVTTTTHKSLRGPRGAMIFFRKGVRSVNAKGQETLYDLENPINFSVFPGHQGGPHNHTITALAVALKQAASPDFKAYQQKVIDNAKALENKFKTLGHKLVADGTDSHMVLLDLRQFSLDGARVEAVLEQINITCNKNSIPGDKSALTPCGLRIGTPAMTSRGFGEADFERVANYIDESIKICKEVQASLPKEANKLKDFKATVAGGQVAKINDLRKEVAEWSGSFPLPVEGWRVDAGI, from the exons ATGGCTGCTACTGGTTCCTACTCCCTCCCCGTCTCCCACAAGGAG ATGTTGGAGAAGTCTCTTATTGACTCCGACCCTGAGGTTGCCGAGATCATGAAGGACGAGATCAAGCGCCAGCGCGAGTCCATCATTCTCATTGCCTCCGAGAACGTCACCTCCCGTGCCGTCTTCGATGCTCTTGGATCGCCCATGTCCAACAAGTACTCCGAGGGCCAGCCCGGTGCCAGATACTACGGTGGCAACGAGCACATCGACCAGATCGAGATCCTCTGCCAGAACCGTGCCCTCAAGGCCTTCAACCTCGACTCCTCCAAGTGGGGTGTCAACGTCCAGTGCTTGTCTGGCTCTCCCGCCAACCTTCAGGTCTACCAGGCCATCATGCCCGTCCACGGCCGCCTCATGGGTCTTGACCTCCCCCACGGTGGTCACTTGTCCCACGGCTACCAGACCCCTGCCAAGAA GATCTCTGCTGTCTCTACCTACTTTGAGACCATGCCCTACCGCGTGAACCTCGACACCGGCATCATTGACTACGACCAGCTCGAGAAGAACGCCCAGCTCTTCCGTCCCAAGGTCCTCGTCGCCGGCACCTCTGCCTACTGCCGTCTGATCGACTACGGACGCATGCGCAAGATCGCCGACTCCGTCGGTGCCTACCTCGTTGTCGACATGGCTCACATCTCCGGTCTCATTGCCGCCGGCGTCATCCCCTCCCCCTTCGAGTACGCCGACAtcgtcaccaccaccacccacaAGTCCCTCCGTGGCCCCCGCGGTGCCATGATCTTCTTCCGCAAGGGCGTCCGCTCCGTCAACGCTAAAGGCCAGGAGACCCTCTACGACCTCGAGAACCCCATCAACTTCTCCGTTTTCCCCGGTCACCAGGGTGGCCCCCACAACCACACCATCACTGCCCTCGCCGTTGCCCTGAAGCAGGCTGCCAGCCCCGACTTCAAGGCCTACCAGCAGAAGGTCATTGACAACGCCAAGGCCCTTGAGAACAAGTTCAAGACCCTCGGCCACAAGCTCGTCGCCGACGGCACCGACTCCCACATGGTCCTCCTCGACCTCCGCCAGTTCAGCTTGGACGGTGCCCGTGTCGAGGCCGTTCTCGAGCAGATCAACATCACCTGCAACAAGAACTCCATTCCCGGCGACAAGAGCGCTCTTACCCCCTGCGGTCTCCGCATCGGCACCCCCGCCATGACCTCCCGTGGATTCGGAGAGGCCGACTTTGAGCGCGTCGCCAACTACATTGATGAGTCCATCAAGATCTGCAAGGAGGTCCAGGCTTCCCTGCCCAAGGAGGCCAACAAGCTCAAGGACTTCAAGGCCACCGTTGCTGGCGGCCAGGTTGCCAAGATCAACGACCTCCGCAAGGAGGTTGCCGAGTGGAGCGGCAGCTTCCCCCTCCCCGTTGAGGGCTGGCGCGTTGACGCTGGCATCTAA
- a CDS encoding eukaryotic aspartyl protease: MARREVDVGKEEEEREASKVMKGWEKSLRKFGRTSEGAKCESNAEAVGVGGSTDGLTMDTYYFATASLEHFGPLVGSLWFPVWLTTFLWRVLSTPILERFHESSRKRTPFHDDGDVSFSQEGFGIRIALPEKNGNSHDFSRVIHLVLDKLGETGGIASRKSPEKEEPFLKQTAIFLGEANLHSKEPFIATLMHLDYMRTAKDPKMEQLRCRRKILQDFSYQTLCGFDVNQETSFELRQLQSVSWANTEAIATTCLNNMGHALLQELLTHLDRIHIGPELRDSPAEDLCNGLRYQGVRPDAGSWAFRHAARFGCWSNKVSKPSLAHGYPSPRRNVSPLLTLHSGAFSNAAAHLSPAQDQWQPHHPARALSRASNSLRALGELGQLRAVLAFDRQIRYLHLSGAASWSFVPCGGEWAGCHGGAVAKAPPQLPHLPPVNTSSSPPSVSTAISSVSPARRRRALNTISTLLTAAVLLGAAQAEVHKLKLKKVPIEEQLNSVPIEHQVRQLGQKYMGARPDSHADAMFNQKPFTSTGEHPVPVSNFMNAQYFSEIEIGTPPQTFKVVLDTGSSNLWVPSQQCGSIACYLHSKYDSSSSSTYKSNGSEFEIHYGSGSLTGFVSQDDVSIGDLKIKKQDFAEATSEPGLAFAFGRFDGILGLGYDTISVNKIVPPFYNLVNQKAIDEPVFAFYLGDTNEEGDESEATFGGLDDSHYEGKITYIPLRRKAYWEVDLDAITLGDETADLEGHGAILDTGTSLNVLPSALAELLNKEIGAKKGYNGQYSVECSKRDELPDITFTLSGYNFSISAYDYVLEVSGSCISTFQGMDFPEPVGPLVILGDAFLRRWYSVYDLGKNAVEYVDYSVNQIQGAAHLSFSICVIVHYLRESRPTFEELELCCRGHVLNKINNTVCNMRKKLQQATLFTKIITWVMGPLIQIGKPIAADLSSVPFRQQPTRTRGSVQFSSIASRQSRRGIAPGAFARREKSKYGDFDGPHSFSEYRCLSLSFGVPPRRATDEPRASRQSRPPLGYLPPPSSRATSTERTARNALASR; encoded by the exons ATGGCAAGAAGAGAAGTAGATGTAggaaaagaagaggaagagagggAGGCCAGCAAGGTTATGAAGGGATGGGAAAAAAGCTTGAGAAAATTTGGCAGAACATCGGAGGGAGCAAAATGTGAATCGAATGCTGAAGCGGTGGGGGTTGGCGGG TCGACTGATGGCTTGACAATGGACACATACTAC TTTGCGACCGCAAGCTTGGAGCATTTTGGGCCTTTGGTGGGCTCCCTGTGGTTCCCGGTGTGGCTCACCACTTT CCTGTGGCGGGTTTTGTCGACTCCGATTCTGGAACGGTTCCACGAGTCATCGAGGAAACGGACCCCATTTCACGACGACGGGGATGTG AGCTTCAGTCAGGAAGGCTTCGG CATACGCATAGCTCTTCCCGAAAAGAATGGCAATTCGCACGATTTCTCCCGAGTGAT CCACCTCGTTCTCGACAAATTGGGGGAAACTGGGGGCATCGCGTCGAGAAAATCACCCGAGAAGGAAGAGCCATTTTTGAAACAGACAGCGATATTCC TGGGCGAGGCAAATCTGCATTCAAAAGAACCATTCATCGCAACTTTGATGCACTTGGACTACATGAGAACGGCCAAAGACCCCAAGATGGAACAGTTGCGATGTCGGCGAAAG ATACTTCAAGACTTTTCATATCAAACTCTATGCGGCTTTGACGTGAACCAAGAGACCAGCTTTGAGTTGAGGCAGTTACAAAGTGTGAGCTGGGCCAACACTGAGGCAATTGCGACTACCTGC CTCAACAACATGGGTCACGCTCTCCTCCAGGAACTGCTGACTCATCTGGACCGCATCCACATTGGCCCCGAGCTCCGAGACAGCCCAGCGGAGGATCTATGCAATGGCCTCAGGTACCAAGGCGTCCGTCCAGATGCAGGCAGCTGGGCTTTCAGGCACGCGGCACGCTTCGGATGTTGGAGCAATAAGGTAAGCAAGCCAAGCTTGGCCCACGGATACCCGA GTCCCCGTCGCAATGTTAGCCCGTTGCTTACCTTGCACTCCGGCGCGTTCAGCAATGCTGCAGCGCATCTCTCTCCAGCGCAGGATCAA TGGCAGCCGCATCACCCTGCGA GAGCTCTGTCTCGGGCTTCTAACTCGCTGCGTGCCTTGGGCGAGTTGGGGCAGCTCCGCGCCGTCTTAG CTTTTGATAGGCAGATAAGATACCTGCACCTATCGGGTGCTGCGTCATGGTCCTTCGTGCCTTGCGGAGGCGAGTGGGCAGGTTGTCACGGGGGCGCAGTTGCTAAG GCGCCGCCCCAGCTTCCGCATCTTCCCCCCGTCAACACATCATCATCCCCCCCATCCGTTTCAACCGCCATCTCCTCAGTATCACCAGCACGAAGACGCAGGGCGCTAAACACCATC AGCACTCTCCTCACCGCGGCCGTGCTGTTGGGTGCGGCCCAGGCCGAAGTCCACAAGCTGAAGCTGAAGAAGGTCCCCATTGAGGAGCAGCTT AACTCTGTTCCTATCGAGCACCAAGTCAGACAGCTCGGCCAGAAGTACATGGGCGCCCGCCCTGACAGCCATGCCGATGCCATGTTCAACCAGAAGCCCTTCACAAGCACTGGCGAGCACCCCGTGCCTGTGAGCAACTTCATGAACGCTCAGT ACTTCTCCGAGATCGAGATCGGTACTCCTCCCCAGACCTTCAAGGTTGTTCTGGACACTGGTAGCTCCAACCTGTGGGTTCCTTCCCAGCAGTGCGGCAGCATTGCATGCTACCTGCACTCCAAGTATGactcttcgtcgtcgtccacCTACAAGTCCAACGGCTCCGAGTTCGAGATCCACTACGGCTCTGGCAGCTTGACTGGTTTCGTCTCCCAGGATGACGTCTCCATTGGCGATCTTAAGATCAAGAAGCAGGACTTTGCCGAGGCCACCAGCGAGCCTGGCCTTGCCTTTGCCTTCGGTCGCTTCGACGGCATCCTCGGTCTTGGTTACGACACCATTTCCGTCAACAAGATTGTTCCCCCCTTCTACAACCTTGTTAACCAGAAGGCTATTGACGAGCCTGTCTTCGCCTTCTACCTCGGCGACACCAACGAGGAGGGTGACGAGAGCGAGGCTACCTTTGGTGGCCTCGATGACTCTCACTACGAGGGCAAGATCACTTACATCCCCCTCCGCCGCAAGGCTTACTGGGAGGTCGACCTCGATGCCATTACCCTTGGCGACGAGACCGCTGACCTTGAGGGACACGGTGCCATCCTTGACACCGGTACTTCTCTGAACGTCCTCCCCTCTGCTCTTGCTGAGCTGCTCAACAAGGAGATCGGTGCCAAGAAGGGCTACAACGGCCAGTACTCTGTTGAGTGCTCCAAGCGTGACGAGCTTCCCGACATCACCTTCACTCTCTCTGGCTACAACTTCAGCATTTCCGCTTACGACTATGTCCTGGAGGTCTCTGGCAGCTGCATCTCCACCTTCCAGGGCATGGACTTCCCCGAGCCGGTCGGCCCCCTTGTCATCTTGGGAGATGCCTTCCTGCGCCGGTGGTACTCTGTTTACGACCTCGGCAAGAACGCCGTTG AATACGTCGATTACTCGGTCAATCAGATCCAGGGTGCGGCT CATTTGTCTTTCAGCATCTGTGTCATTGTGCATTATCTACGTGAAAGTAGGCCCACCTTTGAGGAGCTCGAACTGTGCTGCAGAG GCCATGTGTTGAACAAAATCAATAATACTGTTTGCAATATGAGAAAGAAGCTTCAACAAGCTACCCTCT TCACGAAG ATCATCACGTGGGTAATGGGCCCGCTTATTCAGATCGGCAAGCCAATCGCTGCTGACCTCAGCTCAGTGCCTTTTCGCCAGCAACCAACAAGGACCCGTGGTTCTGTCCAATTTTCCAGTATAGCCTCCCGACAGTCACGCAGGGGAATTGCTCCAGGAGCATTTGCAAGGCGAGAAAAATCCAAATACGGCGACTTTGATGGACCCCATTCATTTTCCGAGTACCGTTGCTTGTCTTTGA GTTTTGGAGTTCCACCAAGACGAGCGACCGACGAACCTCGCGCGTCGCGACAATCCCGCCCTCCACTAGGCTACCTACCACCCCCGTCGTCCCGCGCGACATCGACAGAACGAACCGCCCGAAACGCCCTGGCATCGCGATAA